In Marinobacter sp. LQ44, the following are encoded in one genomic region:
- the topA gene encoding type I DNA topoisomerase → MGKSLVIVESPAKAKTINKYLGSDFIVKSSVGHIRDLPVSGSGSQSDPKERAKQAAATRKMSPEEKAEHKKRKAREQLVARMGVDPDHDWSARYEILPGKEKVVSELKRLAKSADHIYLATDLDREGEAIAWHLQETIGGEPDKYRRVVFNEITKRAIQEAFKDPGNLDYNRVNAQQARRFLDRVVGYMVSPLLWAKIARGLSAGRVQSVAVRLIVEREREIRKFVPEEFWQLHADLAAEGAKDPVRFEVTRYNDKPYRPVNEAQSKEHVERLKAGGFKVAKREDKPTRSRPSAPFITSTLQQAASNRMGFSVKKTMMLAQRLYEAGFITYMRTDSTNLSQDAVASCREFIQKQFGERYLPEKPRVYGSKEGAQEAHEAIRPTDVARRPTDITGLEKDAEKLYDLIWRQFIACQMADAEFLSTSIVVANGDYELRTRGRIVKFDGFLKAAPQSTKKDEDVALPDIKEDQPLDLRKLDPTQHFTKPAPRYTEASLVKELEKQGIGRPSTYASIISTIQDRGYVKLQNRRFYAEKMGEIVTERLAESFPNLMDYDFTARLEDELDQIAEGEVQWKKVLNDFYAKFRNQLESAEKTDGGMRANTPTETDIPCPSCGRNMQIRVASTGVFLGCSGYSLPPKERCKTTINLVSGDEVVSADDDVEGEGETRLLRKKRRCSKCGTAMDSYLIDEKRKLHVCGNNPDCSGYEVEEGTFRIKGYDGPTLECDKCGSEMQLKTGRFGKYFGCTNAECKNTRKLLKNGEPAPPKMDPVPMPELQCQKVDDTYVLRDGASGLFLAASKFPKNRETRPPLVMEIKPHRKEIDPKYDYLMDAPEKDPEGNPTVIRYSRKSKEQYVMSEQDGKATGWSAWYENGRWVPRDKKK, encoded by the coding sequence ATGGGTAAAAGTCTCGTTATTGTCGAGTCACCAGCGAAAGCGAAGACCATCAACAAGTACCTGGGCTCGGATTTTATCGTGAAGTCCAGTGTTGGCCACATTCGTGACCTGCCTGTCAGTGGTAGTGGCAGCCAGTCAGACCCGAAAGAACGGGCAAAGCAGGCCGCAGCCACCCGCAAGATGAGCCCGGAAGAAAAAGCCGAGCACAAGAAGCGTAAGGCACGGGAGCAGCTGGTTGCCCGTATGGGTGTCGATCCCGACCATGACTGGAGCGCCCGTTACGAGATTTTGCCCGGCAAGGAAAAGGTGGTCAGCGAGCTCAAGCGTTTGGCCAAGTCTGCTGACCATATCTATCTGGCAACGGATTTGGACAGAGAAGGGGAAGCGATTGCCTGGCACCTTCAGGAGACAATTGGCGGCGAGCCGGACAAATACCGTCGTGTGGTGTTCAACGAGATTACCAAACGGGCGATTCAGGAAGCCTTCAAGGATCCGGGCAATCTGGATTACAACCGGGTGAATGCGCAGCAGGCCCGCCGGTTCCTGGACCGTGTTGTGGGTTATATGGTTTCGCCGCTGTTGTGGGCAAAGATTGCCCGGGGCCTGTCTGCGGGGCGTGTGCAATCCGTCGCCGTACGACTGATTGTGGAACGGGAGCGGGAGATCCGTAAGTTTGTGCCGGAAGAGTTCTGGCAATTGCATGCAGACCTTGCTGCCGAGGGCGCCAAAGACCCGGTCCGGTTCGAAGTCACCCGTTATAACGACAAGCCCTACCGCCCGGTCAACGAGGCTCAGAGCAAGGAGCACGTTGAGCGGCTCAAGGCTGGCGGCTTCAAGGTGGCCAAGCGCGAAGACAAGCCGACCCGATCCCGTCCGTCTGCACCATTTATTACCTCCACGCTGCAGCAGGCGGCCAGTAACCGCATGGGGTTCAGTGTCAAGAAAACCATGATGCTGGCCCAGCGATTGTACGAGGCCGGTTTTATTACCTACATGCGTACGGATTCCACCAATCTCAGCCAGGATGCTGTAGCCAGCTGTCGTGAGTTCATCCAGAAGCAGTTCGGCGAACGTTATTTGCCTGAGAAACCGCGGGTCTACGGCAGCAAGGAAGGCGCTCAGGAAGCTCACGAAGCGATTCGCCCGACCGATGTTGCTCGCAGGCCAACGGATATTACCGGCCTGGAAAAGGACGCAGAGAAGCTCTACGACCTGATCTGGCGTCAGTTTATCGCCTGCCAGATGGCAGATGCCGAATTCCTGAGTACCTCGATTGTGGTGGCTAACGGCGACTACGAGCTGCGCACACGGGGTCGAATCGTCAAGTTTGACGGCTTCCTGAAGGCTGCTCCTCAGTCCACCAAGAAAGATGAGGACGTGGCGTTGCCGGATATCAAGGAGGATCAGCCTCTGGATCTCAGGAAGTTGGATCCGACCCAACACTTTACCAAGCCGGCACCCCGGTACACCGAAGCAAGCTTGGTCAAAGAGCTCGAAAAACAGGGGATCGGCCGGCCGTCCACCTATGCGTCCATTATTTCTACTATTCAGGATCGGGGCTACGTAAAGCTTCAGAATCGCCGCTTCTACGCGGAGAAGATGGGCGAAATCGTGACCGAGCGGCTGGCGGAGTCCTTCCCGAACCTGATGGATTACGATTTCACCGCGCGCCTCGAAGATGAGCTGGACCAGATCGCCGAGGGTGAAGTTCAGTGGAAAAAAGTTCTGAACGATTTCTACGCCAAGTTCCGTAATCAGCTGGAAAGCGCTGAAAAGACGGATGGCGGTATGCGCGCCAATACCCCCACGGAAACCGATATACCGTGCCCGAGCTGTGGCCGGAATATGCAGATCCGGGTGGCCAGTACCGGCGTGTTCCTAGGCTGCTCCGGCTATTCGCTGCCACCCAAGGAGCGCTGCAAGACCACCATTAACCTGGTGTCTGGTGACGAAGTGGTGAGCGCTGACGACGACGTGGAAGGGGAAGGCGAAACCCGGCTGCTCCGGAAAAAGCGCCGCTGTTCGAAATGTGGTACGGCCATGGACAGCTACCTGATCGACGAGAAGCGCAAGCTGCACGTGTGTGGTAACAATCCCGACTGCTCGGGGTACGAGGTTGAAGAGGGTACGTTCCGTATCAAAGGTTACGATGGGCCGACGCTGGAGTGTGACAAGTGTGGCTCCGAGATGCAGCTCAAGACCGGCCGGTTCGGCAAGTACTTCGGTTGCACTAATGCCGAGTGCAAGAATACGCGCAAATTGCTCAAGAACGGCGAGCCAGCACCGCCCAAAATGGACCCGGTACCCATGCCAGAGCTTCAGTGCCAGAAAGTGGATGACACTTATGTGCTCCGTGATGGTGCTTCCGGCCTGTTCCTGGCTGCCAGCAAGTTCCCGAAAAACCGGGAAACCCGTCCACCGCTGGTGATGGAAATCAAACCACACCGGAAGGAAATCGATCCGAAATACGATTACCTGATGGACGCCCCGGAGAAAGACCCCGAGGGTAACCCGACGGTGATCCGTTATAGCCGGAAGTCCAAAGAGCAGTACGTGATGTCGGAACAGGATGGCAAAGCCACCGGTTGGTCCGCCTGGTACGAAAACGGCCGCTGGGTGCCGCGGGACAAGAAGAAGTGA
- the fadA gene encoding acetyl-CoA C-acyltransferase FadA — MSLNPRDVVVVDCVRTPMGRAKNGCFRNVRAETLSAALIEALFERNPKLDPKEVEDVIWGCVNQTKEQGFNVARQISLLTRIPHESAAQTVNRLCGSAMSAIHTAAQAIQTGNGDVFMVGGVEHMGHVPMTAGFDHNPAASKYTAKASNMMGLTAEMLAKMHGITREQQDEFGARSHRLAHEATVEGRFKNEIVPVEGHDENGFVKLIEEDETIRPETTAESLSQLRPAFDPKNGTVTAGTSSQLTDGAAAMVLMSAERAEALGLKPIAKIRSMAVAGCDPAIMGYGPVPATKKALKRAGLKVEDIDFWELNEAFAGQSLPVLKDLKLLGVMEEKVNLNGGAIALGHPLGCSGARISTTLLNVMQAKGGKLGVSTMCIGLGQGIATVWERL; from the coding sequence ATGAGCCTTAATCCGAGAGACGTTGTCGTCGTCGATTGCGTGCGGACTCCGATGGGTCGTGCCAAAAACGGCTGTTTCCGCAACGTTCGCGCCGAGACTCTGTCCGCTGCGCTGATTGAAGCACTGTTTGAGCGCAACCCGAAGCTCGACCCGAAAGAAGTAGAAGATGTGATCTGGGGCTGTGTAAACCAGACCAAAGAGCAGGGCTTTAACGTGGCACGGCAGATTTCCCTGCTGACCCGTATCCCTCACGAGTCTGCTGCCCAGACCGTTAACCGTCTGTGTGGTTCCGCCATGAGCGCTATCCACACAGCTGCCCAGGCTATCCAGACTGGCAACGGTGATGTGTTCATGGTGGGTGGTGTCGAGCACATGGGCCACGTACCCATGACCGCTGGCTTTGACCACAACCCGGCTGCGTCCAAGTACACTGCCAAGGCCTCCAACATGATGGGCCTGACTGCAGAAATGCTGGCGAAAATGCACGGCATTACCCGTGAGCAACAGGATGAGTTCGGTGCCCGTTCCCATCGCCTGGCTCACGAAGCTACCGTTGAAGGCCGCTTCAAGAACGAAATCGTTCCGGTTGAAGGTCATGACGAAAATGGCTTTGTGAAGCTGATCGAAGAAGACGAGACCATTCGTCCAGAAACCACGGCTGAGTCCCTCAGCCAGCTGCGTCCGGCGTTTGATCCGAAGAACGGTACCGTGACTGCTGGTACTTCCTCGCAGCTGACCGACGGTGCCGCTGCGATGGTGCTGATGTCAGCCGAGCGGGCAGAAGCCCTGGGCCTGAAGCCGATCGCCAAGATTCGCAGCATGGCAGTTGCCGGCTGTGATCCCGCGATCATGGGCTACGGTCCGGTTCCGGCTACCAAGAAGGCGCTGAAGCGTGCTGGCCTGAAAGTCGAAGACATCGACTTCTGGGAACTGAACGAAGCCTTCGCTGGCCAATCCCTGCCGGTTTTGAAAGATCTGAAACTGCTGGGCGTCATGGAAGAGAAGGTTAACCTGAACGGCGGCGCGATTGCCCTTGGCCATCCGCTGGGCTGCTCTGGTGCCCGTATCTCCACCACACTGCTGAATGTTATGCAGGCCAAAGGCGGTAAGCTTGGTGTTTCCACCATGTGCATCGGTCTTGGCCAGGGCATTGCCACTGTGTGGGAGCGCCTCTGA
- the fadB gene encoding fatty acid oxidation complex subunit alpha FadB, producing MIYEGKAITVKEIEGGIAQLDFDLQGESVNKFNRLTIEELGAAAEALKSQKNLKGLVVTSSKDSFIVGADITEFTELFAGSEEDLVANNLKANEVFNAIEDLPFPTVTAINGIALGGGFEMCLATDYRVMAPKAKVGLPEVKLGIFPGFGGTVRLSRLVGVDNAVEWIAGGTENRADAALKVGAVDAVVEADKLIAAAVAIINQCNEGKLDNLARREEKKGKIKLNAMESMMAFEISKAFVAGKAGKNYPAPVEAIKTMQKHAGMTRDKAIEVEAKGFAKMAKTNVAACLVGLFLNDQALKKKASAWEKEASDVKLAAVLGAGIMGGGVAFQSALKGTPIVMKDINQDGIKLGLNEAKKLLSKRVAKGKMDAGQMGDVLNNITPTLNYGDFKSVDLVVEAVVENPKVKDAVLRETEDAVREDTILTSNTSTISINLLAKNLKRPENFCGMHFFNPVHMMPLVEVIRGEKTSDRAIATTVAYAKAMGKTPIVVNDCPGFLVNRVLFPYFGGFAALLRDGADFQKIDKVMEKFGWPMGPAYLLDVVGMDTAKHANEVMAEGFPDRMKADFKSGIDVMFENNRYGQKNDKGFYKYEEDKKGKPKKVVDEETYKLIEPVVNGSKDFDEEEIIARMMIPLCLETVRCLEDNIVEDPADADMGLIYGIGFPPFRGGALRYIDDMGVDKFVELADKYADLGPLYAPTEKLREMAKTGKKFFG from the coding sequence ATGATTTACGAAGGTAAAGCCATCACGGTTAAAGAGATCGAAGGCGGGATCGCTCAGTTGGACTTTGACTTGCAGGGCGAGTCAGTTAACAAGTTCAACCGTCTCACCATCGAAGAGCTGGGCGCCGCAGCTGAAGCACTCAAATCCCAGAAGAACCTCAAGGGCCTGGTAGTCACCAGCTCCAAGGACAGCTTTATTGTCGGTGCGGATATCACCGAGTTCACCGAGCTGTTTGCAGGTTCCGAGGAAGACCTCGTTGCTAACAACCTGAAGGCGAACGAAGTTTTCAACGCCATCGAAGATCTGCCGTTCCCGACGGTTACCGCTATCAACGGTATCGCTCTGGGCGGTGGTTTTGAGATGTGTCTGGCCACCGACTACCGTGTTATGGCTCCCAAGGCCAAGGTTGGTCTGCCGGAAGTGAAGCTGGGTATCTTCCCGGGCTTTGGCGGTACTGTACGTCTGTCCCGTCTGGTGGGTGTGGACAACGCCGTTGAGTGGATTGCCGGTGGTACTGAAAACCGCGCCGATGCCGCTCTGAAAGTGGGTGCTGTTGATGCCGTGGTTGAAGCAGACAAGCTGATAGCTGCCGCTGTTGCCATTATCAACCAGTGCAACGAAGGCAAGCTGGATAACCTGGCCCGTCGTGAAGAGAAGAAGGGCAAGATCAAGCTGAACGCCATGGAAAGCATGATGGCGTTTGAGATTTCCAAGGCGTTCGTGGCCGGCAAGGCTGGCAAGAACTACCCGGCGCCGGTGGAAGCCATCAAGACCATGCAGAAGCATGCCGGCATGACCCGCGACAAGGCGATCGAAGTGGAAGCCAAAGGCTTCGCCAAGATGGCCAAGACCAACGTTGCCGCGTGTCTGGTTGGTCTGTTCCTGAACGACCAGGCTCTGAAGAAGAAAGCCAGTGCCTGGGAAAAAGAAGCCTCCGACGTGAAACTGGCCGCTGTACTGGGTGCCGGTATCATGGGTGGCGGTGTGGCGTTCCAGTCTGCACTGAAAGGCACGCCGATTGTTATGAAGGACATCAATCAGGACGGCATCAAGCTGGGTCTGAATGAAGCCAAGAAGCTGCTGTCCAAGCGTGTTGCCAAGGGCAAGATGGACGCCGGCCAGATGGGCGACGTTCTGAACAACATCACGCCGACCCTGAACTACGGTGATTTCAAGAGCGTAGATCTGGTTGTTGAAGCGGTTGTTGAGAACCCGAAGGTTAAAGATGCGGTTCTGCGTGAAACTGAAGACGCGGTTCGCGAGGACACCATCCTGACGTCCAACACCTCTACCATCTCCATCAACCTTCTGGCCAAGAACCTGAAGCGTCCGGAGAACTTCTGTGGCATGCACTTCTTCAACCCGGTGCACATGATGCCGCTGGTTGAGGTTATCCGTGGCGAGAAGACCAGTGACCGCGCCATCGCGACCACTGTTGCTTACGCCAAGGCCATGGGCAAGACCCCGATCGTGGTCAACGATTGCCCGGGCTTCCTGGTTAACCGTGTTCTGTTCCCGTATTTCGGTGGATTTGCCGCGCTGCTGCGTGACGGTGCTGATTTCCAGAAGATCGACAAGGTGATGGAAAAGTTCGGCTGGCCCATGGGCCCGGCTTACTTGCTCGACGTTGTAGGTATGGACACTGCCAAGCACGCCAACGAGGTGATGGCAGAGGGCTTCCCGGATCGCATGAAGGCCGACTTCAAGTCTGGCATTGACGTGATGTTCGAGAACAACCGTTACGGTCAGAAGAACGACAAGGGCTTCTACAAGTACGAAGAAGACAAGAAGGGCAAGCCGAAGAAAGTTGTCGACGAAGAAACCTACAAGCTTATCGAGCCTGTGGTTAACGGCAGCAAGGACTTCGACGAAGAAGAAATCATCGCCCGCATGATGATTCCTCTGTGCCTGGAAACCGTTCGCTGCCTGGAAGACAACATTGTTGAAGACCCGGCCGATGCAGACATGGGCCTGATCTACGGTATCGGCTTCCCTCCGTTCCGTGGTGGTGCATTGCGCTACATCGACGACATGGGCGTCGACAAGTTCGTCGAACTGGCAGACAAGTACGCAGATCTTGGCCCGCTGTACGCGCCGACCGAGAAGCTGCGTGAAATGGCCAAGACTGGCAAGAAGTTCTTTGGCTAA
- a CDS encoding universal stress protein: MSTYNKMLVAIDLTEEAPQVLNKAKAICDAYGAELFLVHVVEPVGYAYGGDIPMDLTELQDQLDKAAREQLAKYGDQHGVPKSHQIVTVGRPESEIHRLVKDQGVDLVIVGSHGRKGFQLLLGSTANGVLHGTQCDVLAIRIH, translated from the coding sequence ATGTCGACCTACAACAAGATGCTGGTTGCCATTGACCTGACAGAAGAAGCCCCGCAGGTTCTGAACAAAGCGAAAGCCATCTGCGACGCCTATGGTGCCGAGCTTTTTCTCGTCCATGTTGTTGAGCCGGTGGGTTACGCTTACGGTGGTGATATCCCGATGGACCTGACCGAACTTCAGGACCAGTTGGACAAAGCCGCCCGCGAGCAGCTGGCGAAGTACGGTGACCAGCATGGCGTGCCGAAAAGCCACCAGATCGTCACGGTTGGCCGTCCGGAATCCGAAATCCATCGTCTGGTAAAAGACCAGGGCGTTGATTTGGTGATCGTTGGCAGCCATGGCCGCAAGGGGTTTCAGTTGCTTCTGGGCTCAACTGCCAACGGCGTACTGCACGGCACCCAGTGCGACGTTCTGGCAATCCGAATTCATTGA
- a CDS encoding DUF6901 family protein: MNINYNFKFHDGRNIEFKVTGEAAKPPASGFPSWVRLEHCKCSNCPLKAGEVEYCPAAVEILPVVEAFQAEDAYQKVNVEVTDERRTYSKQTTLEEALRSLLGLKMATSGCPVLSELKPMALHHLPFANSDEFVMRSVGYYLLQQLFSQRNQEQADWELKGLVERNQRLQLVNQALWQRIHAVCKGDSNLKALLNFFSMASSVSVSLESQLRKLQARMKGEA; this comes from the coding sequence ATGAACATCAATTATAATTTTAAATTTCATGATGGACGAAACATCGAATTCAAGGTCACCGGTGAAGCGGCGAAGCCACCGGCCTCGGGATTCCCTTCCTGGGTCAGACTTGAGCATTGCAAGTGCTCTAATTGCCCCCTGAAAGCGGGCGAGGTGGAATACTGCCCGGCGGCGGTTGAAATCCTGCCGGTAGTTGAAGCGTTTCAGGCCGAAGATGCTTACCAGAAGGTGAATGTGGAGGTCACCGACGAGCGGCGTACTTACTCCAAGCAGACAACGCTTGAGGAAGCGCTGCGTTCATTGCTTGGGCTGAAGATGGCAACCAGTGGCTGCCCGGTGCTGTCAGAACTCAAGCCGATGGCGCTGCATCATCTCCCATTCGCCAACAGCGATGAATTCGTTATGCGGAGCGTCGGCTACTATCTACTGCAGCAGTTGTTTTCCCAGCGGAACCAGGAGCAGGCTGATTGGGAGCTGAAAGGGCTGGTAGAGCGGAATCAGAGGCTTCAGTTGGTGAATCAGGCGCTCTGGCAACGGATTCACGCAGTCTGCAAAGGCGACAGCAACCTTAAGGCGCTGCTGAATTTCTTCTCGATGGCGTCGAGTGTCAGTGTTTCACTGGAAAGTCAGCTCAGGAAGTTGCAGGCAAGAATGAAAGGGGAGGCTTAA
- a CDS encoding ATP-binding cassette domain-containing protein produces MPLLTLEKISLAFGMHPLLDEATLMIDPGERVCLLGRNGEGKSTLLKIVSGDVTPDAGVVRLEEGSVLAVLPQSLPADDVRTAYDVVASAFPETGELLAEFHRLSQHADEASMNSLMKVQERLESLDGWRLDQKVNTILGQYGIDPDRRLNTLSGGWQRRVLLAKALVAEPDILLLDEPTNHLDVPAIAWLEEALTQFRGAMLFVSHDRAFIRRMATRVVELDRGQLISFAASYDRYLELKEKALEDEERQSALFDKRLKQEEAWIRQGIKARRTRNMGRVRALKAMREEHRQRRVRGGTANFSVEEAAKSGKLVAESRQAGFSYPGGQQVVRDMDLTVIRGDKIGLVGENGTGKTTLVRLLLGELEPTEGSIRLGTNLQVAYFDQLRGELDLSRNALDNLAEGREFIDINGQSKHVLGYLQEFLFTPERARSPVRVFSGGERARLLLAKLFSKPANILVLDEPTNDLDVETLELLEEQLGNFNGTVIVISHDREFLDNVVTDTIFLDGSGSVREYVGGYTDWRRQGGRFPSETSGSRLDKQDKRDKSDSSDKNTQPVSETVSQSAKPKAAKLSYKLKLELEQLPGKIEALEREVAELQELISAPEFYSGPPDEVSTTLEKLSETETRLESVIERWMELEEQASQ; encoded by the coding sequence GTGCCTTTGTTAACACTGGAAAAAATATCCCTGGCCTTCGGCATGCATCCATTGCTGGATGAGGCAACCCTGATGATTGATCCCGGGGAGCGAGTGTGCCTTCTCGGGCGTAACGGCGAGGGCAAGTCAACCCTACTGAAAATCGTCAGTGGTGACGTCACCCCGGATGCGGGTGTTGTCCGTCTTGAGGAAGGCTCGGTGCTTGCGGTATTGCCTCAGAGCCTGCCAGCAGACGATGTCCGGACGGCTTATGACGTTGTGGCTTCGGCGTTTCCGGAAACCGGCGAACTCTTGGCGGAATTTCATCGGCTGTCCCAACACGCTGACGAGGCCTCGATGAATAGTCTGATGAAGGTCCAGGAGCGCCTGGAGTCGTTGGATGGCTGGCGCCTTGATCAAAAGGTGAACACCATTCTGGGGCAATATGGCATAGACCCGGACCGCCGCCTCAACACCCTCTCAGGTGGGTGGCAACGCCGGGTTTTGCTGGCAAAGGCATTGGTGGCAGAGCCGGATATCCTGTTGCTGGACGAGCCAACTAACCACCTTGATGTGCCCGCTATTGCCTGGCTGGAGGAGGCCTTGACCCAGTTTCGCGGGGCGATGCTGTTTGTCAGTCATGATCGGGCATTTATCAGGCGCATGGCCACGCGGGTGGTTGAACTCGACCGTGGGCAGCTGATCAGTTTTGCTGCCAGCTATGACCGGTATCTCGAGCTCAAGGAGAAGGCGCTGGAAGATGAAGAGCGCCAGAGCGCATTGTTCGATAAGCGCCTGAAACAGGAAGAGGCCTGGATTCGACAGGGTATCAAGGCCCGCCGCACCAGGAACATGGGGCGCGTGCGGGCTTTGAAGGCTATGCGCGAGGAGCATCGACAGCGTAGGGTGCGAGGAGGTACGGCAAACTTCTCCGTGGAAGAGGCGGCGAAATCCGGCAAGCTGGTGGCAGAGTCGCGACAGGCTGGCTTCTCATACCCGGGCGGTCAACAGGTTGTGCGCGATATGGACCTGACGGTGATCCGGGGCGACAAGATTGGTCTGGTGGGGGAGAACGGCACCGGTAAAACCACCCTGGTCAGGTTGCTGCTTGGTGAGCTTGAGCCTACTGAGGGTAGTATCCGCCTGGGGACCAACCTGCAAGTGGCGTACTTTGATCAGCTTCGGGGAGAGCTGGATCTCTCACGTAATGCCCTCGATAACCTGGCTGAAGGCCGCGAATTCATCGATATCAACGGCCAGAGCAAGCATGTTCTGGGCTATCTCCAGGAATTCCTGTTTACACCTGAGCGTGCCCGTTCCCCGGTCAGGGTGTTCTCCGGTGGCGAACGCGCGCGTTTGTTGCTGGCCAAGCTTTTCAGCAAGCCGGCCAATATACTGGTGTTGGATGAACCTACCAATGACCTGGATGTCGAAACCCTTGAATTGCTGGAAGAACAACTAGGGAACTTTAACGGTACAGTCATCGTCATTAGTCACGATCGGGAATTTCTCGATAATGTGGTGACGGATACCATCTTTCTGGATGGCTCCGGTTCGGTACGGGAGTACGTTGGCGGGTACACAGACTGGCGTCGGCAGGGCGGCAGGTTTCCCTCGGAGACCTCCGGAAGTCGCCTCGACAAGCAGGACAAGCGTGATAAATCCGACAGTTCGGACAAAAATACGCAGCCGGTGTCAGAGACTGTGTCGCAGTCGGCAAAACCGAAGGCCGCAAAGCTGAGTTACAAGCTTAAACTGGAACTGGAACAGCTGCCTGGCAAGATTGAGGCGCTGGAACGTGAGGTGGCAGAACTTCAGGAACTAATTTCTGCCCCGGAATTTTATTCAGGCCCACCGGACGAAGTCTCAACCACTCTTGAGAAGTTGTCGGAAACGGAAACCCGGCTGGAGTCGGTCATCGAGCGGTGGATGGAGCTGGAAGAACAGGCGAGTCAATGA
- a CDS encoding MOSC domain-containing protein, whose protein sequence is MRVQSLFIYPVKSLAGIEVSSFELDEFGPAGDRRWMLVNDEEQFITQRQLPVLANVATRLGPEGVEIGIPGQGDFVLKPGNGRTVVKVWRDTVDAVTGPEAADAAISRYVGQSLRFVYMPDESFRRVDPLRVPENRRVGFADGFPLLITNQASLDELNSRLAKAVEMRRFRPNVVISGAEAWSEDGWQSITVGETRFAVAKPCSRCVMTTVDPDTGLKDPDTEPLRTLSRYRKTGDGVIFGQNIVHQGSGRLSVGDAVDISQQES, encoded by the coding sequence ATGCGCGTTCAATCCCTCTTTATATACCCGGTCAAGTCCCTGGCTGGCATCGAAGTGTCGTCATTCGAACTGGATGAGTTCGGACCCGCCGGGGACCGGCGTTGGATGCTGGTGAACGATGAGGAGCAGTTTATAACCCAGCGACAGCTACCTGTGTTGGCAAATGTTGCGACCCGTTTGGGGCCTGAGGGTGTTGAGATCGGTATTCCGGGGCAGGGTGACTTCGTCCTCAAGCCCGGCAATGGCAGAACGGTGGTCAAGGTATGGCGCGATACAGTGGACGCCGTAACCGGCCCTGAGGCAGCCGATGCAGCGATCAGCCGTTACGTTGGCCAGTCCCTTCGTTTTGTGTACATGCCCGATGAGAGTTTTCGTCGTGTAGACCCGTTGCGGGTGCCGGAAAACCGCCGGGTCGGATTTGCCGATGGGTTCCCCTTGCTGATAACCAATCAGGCATCCCTGGATGAGCTCAATAGCCGGCTGGCCAAAGCCGTGGAAATGCGACGTTTTCGGCCGAACGTTGTCATTTCAGGGGCTGAGGCCTGGTCTGAAGATGGCTGGCAAAGTATTACCGTCGGCGAAACCCGGTTTGCGGTCGCAAAACCCTGTTCCCGGTGCGTCATGACCACGGTAGACCCGGATACTGGCCTGAAAGATCCGGATACCGAGCCCCTCAGAACGCTCTCCCGTTATCGCAAAACCGGGGATGGTGTGATTTTCGGCCAGAACATCGTTCACCAGGGTAGCGGGCGCCTTTCGGTCGGCGATGCCGTAGACATTTCCCAACAGGAGTCTTGA